From the genome of Meiothermus sp. CFH 77666, one region includes:
- the pstS gene encoding phosphate ABC transporter substrate-binding protein PstS, whose product MKKLLIATTALLGLASAGLAQVNLTGAGATFPFPVLSKYFDEYLKVTNNQVRVNYQSIGSGGGQRQFIEQTVHFGVSDNPFNDQQMADIRKNTGSPALNIPFVLGAVVPTYNLPGVTQRLNFTGEVLADIFLGNIKTWNDPAIAKLNEGVRLPALPITVVHRSDGSGTTFVWTDYLTKVSPEWAQKVGRGNSVNWLAPNKVGGRGNEGVAGVVRNTPGAIGYNEVTYAIQNRIQFGAVQNRAGKFMVAELPAITAAANVVLPGDARISLTNTQAPDGYPVSSFAYLLVYEQLDKNKAFKSEAEARAFVQLLKWIVTDAQKFNEPLTYARITDAAQARALAMISRITYQGKPIGKEIVGQ is encoded by the coding sequence ATGAAAAAACTACTCATCGCAACTACGGCCCTGCTGGGCCTTGCCAGCGCTGGTCTGGCGCAGGTGAACCTGACCGGGGCTGGGGCAACCTTCCCTTTTCCGGTACTGTCCAAGTATTTCGATGAGTACCTGAAGGTGACCAACAACCAGGTACGTGTCAACTACCAGTCCATCGGGTCGGGTGGGGGACAGCGTCAGTTCATCGAGCAAACCGTGCACTTTGGCGTGTCCGATAACCCCTTCAACGATCAACAGATGGCGGACATCCGTAAGAATACCGGTTCTCCCGCGCTCAACATTCCGTTCGTGCTGGGGGCGGTGGTGCCAACTTACAACCTGCCCGGCGTAACCCAGCGCCTCAACTTCACCGGCGAGGTGCTGGCCGATATTTTCCTGGGGAACATCAAAACCTGGAACGACCCGGCCATTGCCAAGCTAAACGAGGGCGTGCGCCTTCCTGCCCTGCCCATCACCGTAGTGCATCGCTCCGACGGTTCGGGTACCACCTTCGTATGGACCGACTACCTTACCAAGGTATCGCCTGAGTGGGCGCAGAAAGTGGGGCGGGGTAATAGTGTAAACTGGCTCGCCCCCAACAAGGTCGGGGGGCGTGGTAACGAGGGTGTCGCTGGCGTGGTGCGCAATACCCCAGGCGCTATCGGTTACAACGAAGTTACTTACGCGATACAGAACCGCATTCAGTTTGGTGCAGTTCAAAACCGCGCAGGCAAGTTCATGGTAGCCGAGCTGCCCGCCATCACCGCCGCCGCCAATGTGGTGCTGCCAGGCGATGCCCGCATCTCGCTGACCAACACCCAGGCACCCGACGGATACCCGGTATCCAGCTTTGCCTACTTGCTGGTATACGAACAGCTCGACAAGAACAAAGCCTTCAAGAGCGAGGCCGAGGCCCGTGCCTTTGTGCAACTGCTGAAGTGGATTGTCACAGACGCGCAAAAGTTCAACGAGCCACTTACCTATGCCCGCATCACCGATGCTGCCCAGGCCCGTGCGCTGGCCATGATCTCACGCATCACCTACCAGGGCAAGCCCATCGGCAAGGAGATTGTAGGCCAATAA
- the lpxC gene encoding UDP-3-O-acyl-N-acetylglucosamine deacetylase — protein MTIRGIGLHSGEPSTVRFHPAEGPVRFRMGGLEFRPLASSVVDTTRCTVLGHQHLRLMTVEHLLAALYIRGTWEGLVIEVSGPEIPILDGSAQEWLAVLQGFPPRGPQPQPVSGTIRVEGGRSSVLAQPAEEFSLTTTILFPHPKIGYQQVQCPPTQLEELAPARTFGFLHEAEAMRAKGLIKGASLENALVFSDHSFVNTPRMLHEPVWHKALDFLGDLYLAGRPYLGRFIAHRSSHRLHVELAKLLQN, from the coding sequence ATGACGATTCGGGGAATAGGCCTCCACAGCGGTGAACCCAGCACGGTGCGGTTTCACCCCGCCGAAGGGCCTGTGCGTTTTCGGATGGGGGGGCTCGAGTTTCGCCCCCTGGCATCATCGGTGGTAGATACCACGCGCTGCACGGTGCTGGGTCATCAGCACCTCCGTCTGATGACGGTGGAACATCTGCTGGCAGCCCTATACATTCGGGGCACCTGGGAAGGTTTGGTCATAGAGGTGAGTGGCCCGGAAATTCCCATCCTGGATGGTAGCGCCCAGGAATGGCTAGCAGTTTTGCAGGGTTTCCCCCCCCGCGGCCCCCAACCCCAGCCGGTAAGCGGCACCATCCGGGTGGAGGGGGGGCGCAGTAGCGTACTGGCCCAGCCAGCCGAGGAATTTTCCCTCACCACCACCATTCTGTTCCCACATCCCAAGATCGGCTACCAGCAAGTGCAGTGCCCTCCAACGCAGTTAGAGGAGCTGGCCCCAGCACGAACCTTTGGTTTTTTGCACGAAGCGGAGGCCATGCGAGCTAAGGGACTCATCAAGGGAGCCTCGCTGGAGAATGCGCTGGTGTTCAGCGATCACAGCTTCGTCAATACCCCTCGAATGCTGCATGAGCCTGTGTGGCATAAGGCCCTGGATTTTCTGGGCGATTTGTATCTGGCAGGTCGGCCTTACCTGGGCCGTTTTATAGCCCACCGCAGTTCCCACCGACTGCATGTGGAGCTGGCAAAGCTGTTGCAAAACTGA
- a CDS encoding molybdenum cofactor guanylyltransferase — MLLTMRWSGAILAGGLSRRFGQDKALYVYRGKPLIAWVMDSLAEASECFVVSNRAYPGLGRVYPDLRRGGDTLSGLHSALAHAQQDWVAVAACDQPFLSRDFWRFMLGCIRPGTLAVVAASEGFFEPLGGLYHRSLEPKVLHRLEAGELKMQALLHSIPHVALDKTELEDRFGPYLFINANHPEDLP, encoded by the coding sequence ATGCTACTAACGATGCGGTGGAGTGGGGCCATTTTAGCCGGGGGACTGTCCCGTCGGTTTGGGCAAGACAAAGCCTTGTATGTATACAGAGGGAAGCCCCTGATAGCCTGGGTTATGGACTCACTGGCCGAGGCTTCGGAGTGCTTTGTGGTTTCCAACCGCGCCTACCCTGGGCTGGGAAGGGTCTATCCCGACCTGAGGCGGGGTGGGGATACCCTGTCGGGGTTGCACTCTGCCCTGGCGCATGCCCAACAGGACTGGGTGGCCGTGGCCGCCTGTGACCAACCTTTTCTGAGCCGGGACTTCTGGCGGTTTATGCTGGGCTGCATTCGCCCCGGTACCCTGGCTGTGGTGGCTGCCTCGGAGGGTTTTTTTGAACCCCTGGGGGGGCTTTACCACAGATCCCTCGAGCCCAAGGTCTTGCACAGGCTCGAGGCCGGGGAGCTCAAGATGCAGGCGCTTTTACATAGCATTCCCCATGTAGCGCTGGACAAGACCGAACTTGAAGATCGCTTTGGGCCCTATCTGTTTATCAATGCCAACCATCCAGAAGACCTGCCTTGA
- the pstB gene encoding phosphate ABC transporter ATP-binding protein PstB: MANPESGHTEVMTLDPSLKARIEARQVSVFYGQKAGVKDVDMPIYANKVTALIGPSGCGKTTFLRALNRMHDLTPNARVTGEVLLDGVNVYAAGVDPVEVRRKIGMVFQKPNPFPTLSIYGNVVAGLRLVGIRKKSLLDEAVERSLSQAALWDEVKDRLHAPSMSLSGGQQQRLCIARALAVEPEVLLMDEPTSALDPISTQSIEDLLTDLKNHVTIAIVTHNMQQAGRVSDFTGYFLNGDLVEFGPTNLLFTTPKDKRTEAYITGRFG, translated from the coding sequence ATGGCCAACCCTGAAAGCGGGCATACCGAAGTTATGACCCTCGACCCCAGCCTGAAGGCCCGTATCGAAGCCCGACAGGTGTCGGTTTTCTACGGCCAGAAGGCGGGGGTCAAGGATGTAGACATGCCCATTTACGCCAACAAGGTCACGGCCCTGATTGGCCCTTCAGGTTGCGGTAAAACTACTTTTCTGCGTGCCCTGAACCGCATGCATGACTTGACCCCCAATGCTCGAGTGACCGGCGAAGTGTTGCTCGACGGGGTCAATGTTTATGCCGCCGGTGTGGATCCGGTAGAAGTACGGCGCAAGATCGGGATGGTTTTCCAGAAGCCCAACCCCTTTCCCACCCTGTCCATCTACGGCAATGTGGTAGCAGGGCTGAGACTGGTGGGTATTCGAAAAAAATCCCTTCTGGACGAGGCCGTGGAGCGTTCTTTGAGTCAGGCCGCTTTGTGGGACGAGGTCAAAGATCGGCTCCATGCACCCAGCATGAGCCTTTCGGGGGGGCAGCAACAGCGTTTGTGTATCGCCAGAGCGCTCGCTGTTGAGCCCGAAGTCTTGCTGATGGACGAACCTACCAGCGCCCTCGATCCCATCTCTACCCAATCCATCGAGGATCTGCTGACCGATCTCAAGAACCACGTTACCATTGCCATCGTGACCCACAACATGCAGCAAGCGGGCCGGGTTTCAGACTTCACCGGCTACTTCTTGAACGGCGACCTGGTGGAGTTTGGCCCTACCAATCTGTTGTTTACTACTCCCAAAGACAAGCGTACTGAAGCCTACATTACTGGTCGCTTTGGATAG
- the pstC gene encoding phosphate ABC transporter permease subunit PstC: protein MQQAPVQSSVIKRQPSAIYRVLGDRIFLAVVLALALSIVALTLGLGYYLYLGGSQTINKEGFFGFLTGTTWDPALKLEFGIWPYVVGTLITSISALVLSVPVALAAAIFTAEYAPRWLAGFINYLVDLMAAVPSVVYGIWGIFVLAPFLREVFYLPVFMWAAENAPWLSRYLGNPAGYGMFTGIVILSSMVIPFTAALSRDAINLVPAAQREGAYALGATRWEVMQMVILPYARGGIFAGAMLALGRALGETMAVAMVIGNGNILPYTLFGPASTMPAVIALELKEAVEDLHYSAIIGVGFYLFLIAFIVNAAASYLLNKLKVGGQRA, encoded by the coding sequence ATGCAACAGGCCCCGGTACAATCTTCTGTTATCAAACGCCAGCCCTCGGCAATCTACCGAGTGCTGGGTGACCGCATTTTTCTGGCTGTCGTTTTGGCTTTGGCCTTGAGCATCGTGGCCCTGACCCTGGGGCTGGGCTATTACCTCTATCTGGGCGGGTCGCAGACCATCAACAAAGAAGGTTTTTTTGGCTTCCTGACCGGAACCACCTGGGATCCGGCGCTGAAGCTCGAGTTTGGCATCTGGCCTTACGTGGTAGGAACCCTGATTACCAGTATCTCTGCGCTGGTTCTTTCGGTTCCTGTGGCCCTGGCCGCGGCGATTTTTACCGCAGAGTACGCACCGCGCTGGCTGGCCGGTTTCATCAACTATCTAGTAGACCTGATGGCGGCAGTACCCAGCGTGGTATATGGCATCTGGGGAATTTTTGTACTGGCGCCATTTTTGCGGGAAGTCTTTTATCTGCCGGTTTTTATGTGGGCTGCCGAAAATGCTCCCTGGTTGTCTCGCTATCTGGGCAACCCGGCGGGTTATGGAATGTTTACCGGCATAGTGATTCTGTCCAGCATGGTAATCCCCTTTACCGCGGCACTTTCCCGTGATGCCATCAACCTTGTACCCGCGGCCCAGCGGGAAGGGGCGTATGCCCTCGGGGCTACCCGCTGGGAAGTGATGCAAATGGTAATTCTGCCCTACGCTCGAGGTGGCATATTCGCTGGAGCTATGCTGGCCCTGGGCCGCGCCTTGGGTGAAACGATGGCGGTAGCCATGGTAATCGGCAACGGTAACATCCTGCCCTATACCCTCTTCGGCCCCGCCTCCACCATGCCCGCCGTGATTGCCCTCGAGCTCAAAGAAGCTGTGGAAGATTTGCATTACTCAGCCATTATTGGAGTTGGTTTTTACCTGTTCCTGATTGCGTTTATCGTCAATGCCGCAGCCAGCTACCTGCTCAACAAGCTAAAAGTGGGGGGCCAACGGGCTTAG
- a CDS encoding 50S ribosomal protein L25, which produces MEYRIKAQSRGNEKPAALRDAGKLPGVVYNRQENYKVVVDLKEFNKVFMAAGIHHVITLEMEDGKSVDTLVRQINLDKRRRRPEHVDFYALSDEPVLMWIPVKVVGTAQGVREGGVLQLVNNDIQVKVSPKAIPPFIEVNVSQLRIGDSIHADEIILPEGVKLAMNARDTIVAIVPPEDAEKLAAQAAAAPAEVEVIKKGKTEEEK; this is translated from the coding sequence ATGGAATACCGTATCAAAGCCCAAAGCCGTGGGAACGAAAAGCCTGCGGCCCTGCGCGACGCTGGCAAACTGCCCGGCGTGGTCTACAATCGGCAAGAAAACTACAAGGTCGTGGTAGATCTCAAGGAGTTCAACAAAGTTTTCATGGCGGCAGGTATTCACCATGTGATTACCCTCGAGATGGAAGACGGCAAATCGGTAGATACCCTGGTGCGTCAGATTAACCTGGACAAGCGCCGCCGTCGTCCCGAACACGTAGACTTCTATGCCCTCTCAGACGAACCCGTTCTGATGTGGATTCCGGTCAAGGTAGTGGGCACCGCACAGGGCGTGCGTGAGGGGGGTGTGCTCCAGCTCGTCAACAACGACATCCAGGTCAAGGTTTCACCCAAGGCCATCCCGCCCTTCATCGAGGTCAACGTCAGCCAACTGCGTATTGGCGATAGCATTCACGCCGACGAGATCATCCTTCCTGAAGGAGTAAAGCTCGCCATGAACGCCCGCGATACGATTGTTGCCATCGTACCCCCTGAAGATGCCGAGAAGCTCGCAGCCCAGGCTGCTGCAGCACCCGCCGAAGTGGAAGTAATCAAAAAGGGCAAGACCGAAGAGGAGAAGTAG
- a CDS encoding rod shape-determining protein encodes MAGMFSFRGEDVGIDLGTASVLIYVRGKGIVLREPSVIAMVSDTKEVKAVGAEAYRMLGRTPGNIVAARPLKDGVIADYTLTERMLTLFIKKVLPPLRFFRPQVMVGVPSGVTEVERRAVVQAIVEAGAKRAYLIDEPLAAAIGAGIKIAEPTGSMVVDIGGGSSDIAVISLGGIVRSTSLRIAGNEFDESIIRYIRNKYNLLIGERTAEELKIKIGAAKRTPGEQDAVAEVRGRDLISGLPKSIEVTTDDVVEALKEPLEKIVQGVKSVLETTPPELVADIIDRGILLTGGGALLRNLDLLLQEATGVPVVVAENAVEAVALGTGRALDMLHVLRDALVTSDNVLKR; translated from the coding sequence ATGGCTGGCATGTTCTCGTTTCGTGGCGAAGATGTGGGTATTGACCTGGGCACCGCCTCGGTGCTGATTTATGTGCGCGGTAAAGGTATTGTGCTGCGCGAGCCTTCGGTTATTGCAATGGTCAGCGATACCAAAGAAGTCAAGGCAGTCGGGGCTGAAGCCTACCGGATGCTGGGGCGCACGCCGGGCAACATCGTGGCCGCCCGCCCGCTCAAGGATGGTGTAATTGCCGACTATACCCTGACCGAGCGGATGCTCACCCTTTTTATCAAGAAAGTCTTGCCCCCCTTGCGCTTTTTCAGGCCGCAGGTGATGGTGGGGGTGCCCTCCGGCGTAACCGAGGTGGAGCGCCGAGCGGTGGTGCAGGCTATTGTGGAAGCGGGCGCCAAGCGGGCCTACCTGATTGACGAACCCCTGGCGGCGGCCATCGGAGCCGGCATCAAGATTGCCGAACCCACAGGCAGCATGGTGGTGGATATTGGAGGAGGTTCCAGCGATATTGCGGTGATTTCGCTGGGCGGTATTGTGCGTTCAACCAGCCTGCGGATTGCCGGAAACGAGTTCGACGAATCCATCATTCGCTACATCCGCAACAAGTACAATCTCCTGATCGGGGAGCGTACCGCGGAAGAGCTCAAGATCAAAATCGGCGCCGCCAAGCGCACGCCGGGCGAGCAGGACGCAGTGGCCGAGGTGCGGGGCCGCGACCTGATTTCGGGCCTGCCCAAGAGCATTGAAGTAACCACCGATGATGTGGTGGAAGCCCTGAAGGAACCCCTGGAGAAAATCGTTCAGGGCGTGAAGAGCGTGCTCGAGACCACCCCCCCCGAACTGGTGGCCGACATCATAGACCGGGGCATTTTGCTCACCGGCGGGGGGGCCTTGCTGCGAAACCTGGATCTGCTGCTACAGGAAGCCACCGGCGTACCGGTGGTGGTGGCCGAAAATGCGGTGGAGGCGGTTGCGCTGGGCACGGGCAGGGCACTGGACATGTTGCATGTGCTGCGAGATGCCCTGGTTACCTCCGACAACGTGTTGAAGCGATAA
- the pth gene encoding aminoacyl-tRNA hydrolase: MFLIVGQGNPGLQYARTKHNVGFWVLDRLASDFRHKGNALIAEVKFPRASGEWVSGLLVKPTTFYNATGEAVAPLARFYKVPPERILVIHDEMDLPPGRLRFKAGGGNAGNYGLESISAHLGTRDFHRLRIGIGKPPTPEEGAGWVLTGFRPDLALLMEKVIQTAVEAAQTWATEGIDVCQKKYNGLNLAEIPRQTEPEQAS, translated from the coding sequence ATGTTCCTGATCGTTGGACAAGGGAATCCGGGGTTGCAATACGCCCGAACCAAACACAATGTGGGGTTTTGGGTTCTGGATCGGCTTGCTTCGGATTTCCGACACAAAGGCAATGCCCTGATTGCCGAAGTCAAGTTTCCGAGGGCTTCTGGAGAGTGGGTGTCGGGGTTACTGGTCAAGCCTACCACCTTTTATAACGCTACCGGCGAAGCCGTAGCCCCTCTGGCACGGTTTTATAAGGTTCCGCCCGAGCGCATCCTGGTGATTCACGACGAGATGGACTTACCACCGGGAAGGCTACGCTTCAAGGCAGGCGGGGGCAATGCTGGGAACTATGGTTTGGAGTCTATTTCAGCCCATTTGGGCACGCGGGACTTTCATCGTTTGCGTATAGGAATTGGCAAGCCCCCCACGCCCGAAGAGGGTGCGGGCTGGGTGCTCACCGGCTTTCGTCCTGATCTGGCCTTGCTGATGGAAAAAGTGATTCAGACTGCCGTGGAGGCGGCCCAGACCTGGGCTACCGAGGGCATTGATGTCTGCCAGAAAAAATACAATGGTCTAAATCTGGCCGAAATTCCCAGACAAACTGAGCCTGAGCAGGCAAGTTGA
- a CDS encoding UDP-3-O-(3-hydroxymyristoyl)glucosamine N-acyltransferase — translation MLLSEIARHLGGRLEGPDLEIARLAAPDQAGPGELVVVREARYLEVALASGAALILDEATFCPDAISRVRVPDVQKAWPEVLALFDRRETWASVGIHPTATIEAGALVDPSASVGAYAMVCRDARIAPGVVIAPYCYVGEGVEIGPRTVLEPRVTLYPRTRLGAECQIGAGSVLGVVGFGFQDHQRLPHTGRVVLEDGVELGANCVVQRSVVGETRIGAHSKIGDLTDIGHNVQIGKGVVMVGSSAIGGSSVVEDNVLMGGWVVLSDHVRIGKGARITGGSGISKDVPPGQTWAGGIPAQPLRKHWRRLAVLDWLVTVERTLRQLLKRPE, via the coding sequence ATGTTGCTTTCTGAAATTGCCCGGCATCTTGGAGGCCGCCTCGAGGGCCCCGACCTGGAAATCGCCCGTCTGGCCGCGCCGGATCAGGCCGGGCCGGGCGAGCTGGTGGTGGTGCGCGAGGCGAGGTACCTCGAGGTAGCTCTGGCCAGCGGTGCGGCTCTGATTCTGGACGAAGCCACCTTTTGCCCGGATGCCATCAGTCGAGTTCGTGTTCCCGATGTACAGAAAGCCTGGCCTGAGGTGCTGGCCCTCTTTGACAGGCGCGAAACCTGGGCCAGCGTTGGCATTCACCCCACCGCTACCATCGAAGCCGGGGCCCTGGTAGACCCCTCTGCTTCGGTGGGAGCCTATGCGATGGTCTGCCGGGATGCCCGGATTGCGCCGGGGGTGGTGATTGCACCCTATTGTTACGTGGGGGAGGGGGTAGAAATCGGGCCCCGAACGGTGCTGGAACCTCGAGTAACACTCTACCCCCGTACCCGTCTGGGTGCGGAGTGCCAGATTGGGGCCGGAAGCGTACTGGGGGTGGTGGGGTTTGGCTTTCAGGATCACCAGCGCCTGCCCCACACCGGCAGGGTGGTGTTGGAGGATGGGGTTGAACTGGGGGCCAATTGCGTGGTGCAGCGCAGTGTGGTGGGGGAGACCCGCATCGGGGCCCACAGTAAAATTGGCGATCTGACCGATATCGGCCACAACGTCCAGATTGGGAAAGGGGTGGTGATGGTGGGCAGTAGCGCGATTGGCGGAAGCTCGGTGGTGGAAGACAATGTGTTGATGGGCGGGTGGGTGGTGCTCTCCGACCATGTGCGCATCGGCAAGGGAGCCCGCATCACCGGCGGCAGTGGAATTTCAAAGGACGTGCCTCCGGGCCAAACCTGGGCCGGTGGCATTCCCGCCCAGCCCCTCCGGAAGCACTGGCGGCGCCTGGCAGTGCTGGACTGGCTGGTAACGGTGGAGCGCACCCTGCGGCAGCTCCTGAAACGGCCAGAGTAG
- a CDS encoding Gfo/Idh/MocA family oxidoreductase, producing the protein MELNVGVVGVGVMGTYHAQVYAGLPGVRLVGVADPDPFRQAAIEQDLEVPAFASPEELLGKVQAVSIASPTSFHYEQARMFLEAGVHVLLEKPMTRTMQEARELVRLAEKRGVVLQVGHIVRFYRAVSDLMNMVNTPWVLEARRMGNNRRIRDIGVVLDLMIHDLDLVLLLLREKPLRYSVVGRQVEGLDEYAQAVVDFPSGARALFTASRISPQAERSLTITQPGEVLRLDFNSEYTELSLHRSPPVQPDPDRVEPNGRTQVQTERIAIHNDNPLRRQLKHFVDRILKGEPSPVTLEDDLQALELALELSNALQPVMVR; encoded by the coding sequence ATGGAGCTAAATGTGGGCGTTGTGGGCGTGGGGGTGATGGGAACGTACCACGCTCAGGTTTACGCAGGGTTGCCGGGGGTTCGGCTGGTAGGGGTGGCCGACCCCGATCCTTTTCGCCAGGCCGCCATCGAGCAGGACTTGGAGGTTCCTGCTTTTGCCAGTCCGGAAGAGCTACTGGGCAAGGTGCAGGCCGTTTCGATTGCCTCCCCTACCTCCTTCCACTACGAACAGGCCCGTATGTTTTTAGAGGCAGGGGTTCATGTGCTCCTGGAAAAGCCCATGACCCGCACCATGCAGGAGGCGCGCGAGCTGGTGCGGCTGGCCGAAAAACGTGGGGTCGTTTTGCAGGTGGGTCATATCGTGCGTTTTTATCGTGCCGTGAGCGACCTCATGAACATGGTCAATACCCCCTGGGTGTTGGAAGCCCGTCGGATGGGCAACAACCGCCGGATACGGGATATCGGGGTGGTGCTTGACCTGATGATCCACGACCTGGATCTGGTCTTGCTGCTATTACGGGAAAAGCCGTTGCGCTACAGCGTGGTGGGCCGGCAGGTGGAGGGGTTAGACGAGTATGCCCAGGCGGTGGTGGATTTTCCCTCGGGGGCCAGGGCGCTTTTTACCGCCAGCCGAATCTCACCGCAGGCCGAACGCTCGCTGACCATTACCCAGCCCGGCGAGGTGCTGCGACTGGACTTCAACAGCGAGTACACCGAGCTTTCGCTACACCGCTCACCGCCCGTACAACCCGACCCCGACCGGGTGGAGCCCAACGGGCGTACCCAGGTGCAAACGGAGCGAATCGCTATCCACAACGATAATCCCCTACGCCGCCAGCTCAAGCATTTTGTGGATCGGATTCTGAAAGGGGAGCCCTCACCCGTGACCCTCGAGGACGACCTTCAAGCCCTCGAGCTAGCCCTCGAGCTCTCCAACGCCTTGCAGCCGGTAATGGTTCGGTGA
- the pstA gene encoding phosphate ABC transporter permease PstA, which yields MRNLQARYTRDRLILIVVIAGTILAALPLTLVLGYALVNGFSSLNWDFFTKGPKPPGELGGGMAPAIVGTLVITGVGLLMATPFGIGAGILLAEYPDNKLNPTLRLLSDTLNGMPAILKGLLAYVLVVKAQGSFSGFSGSLAMAFIMIPIIAKTTESVLKLVPWNIREAGLALGLPRWRVILSLVLPAARGGVVTGLLLATARAAGEAAPLIFTAFGNSLLTFDLSQPMDALPLRLYAYAISPYEDWHRQAWAAAVVLLGLIVLTSLLARWVTRGR from the coding sequence ATGCGCAATCTTCAAGCACGCTACACCCGCGACCGCCTGATTCTCATCGTGGTCATCGCTGGAACCATCCTGGCCGCCTTGCCGCTTACCCTGGTGCTGGGCTATGCGCTGGTGAATGGCTTTTCCTCGCTCAACTGGGACTTTTTTACCAAAGGCCCCAAGCCTCCGGGTGAGCTGGGTGGGGGTATGGCCCCGGCCATTGTTGGCACACTCGTGATCACCGGGGTGGGTTTGCTGATGGCGACCCCCTTCGGAATCGGAGCAGGCATTTTGTTAGCCGAGTACCCTGATAACAAACTCAATCCGACCCTGCGCCTCCTGTCCGACACACTTAACGGAATGCCAGCCATTCTCAAAGGGCTGCTGGCTTATGTGCTGGTGGTCAAGGCCCAGGGCTCTTTCTCGGGTTTCTCCGGGTCGCTGGCCATGGCCTTCATCATGATTCCTATCATTGCCAAGACCACCGAGAGCGTTCTCAAGCTGGTGCCTTGGAACATCCGCGAGGCAGGACTGGCCCTGGGTTTACCCCGTTGGCGGGTCATCCTTTCGCTGGTGTTGCCTGCCGCGAGGGGCGGCGTGGTGACAGGATTGTTGCTGGCAACGGCCAGAGCGGCTGGGGAAGCAGCCCCCCTCATCTTCACCGCTTTCGGAAACAGCTTGCTAACCTTCGACCTCTCACAGCCCATGGACGCCCTGCCGCTGCGTTTGTATGCCTATGCCATCAGCCCCTACGAGGACTGGCACCGTCAGGCCTGGGCGGCAGCAGTAGTGTTGTTGGGCCTAATTGTCCTGACCAGTTTGCTGGCCCGCTGGGTGACCCGTGGGCGCTAA